The sequence GATGGGGGCGGTGATGCTGGGCCGCGCCATCACCCAGGCGAGCGCCACCTGCGTCGGCGTGGCGCCATGGGCGGCGGCCACCTCGTCCAGCGCGGCGAGGATGCCCTCCCCGCGCGGGTTGAGATATTTCGCCACCAGCTCGCCCCCGCGCACGCTCTTTCCCGCATCGGCGGCGCTGCGGTACTTGCCGGTGAGGAAGCCGGCGGCGAGCGAGAAATAGGGAATGACGCCGAGGCCGTTGGCGGCGCAGACCGCTTCGACATCGGCCTCATAGCCGGCGCGCTCGCACAGATTATATTCCGGCTGCAGCGTCTCATAGCGCGGCAGCTTCTCGCGCGTCGCCACCGCCAGCGCCTCGAACAGACGCGGCGCCGTGAGGTTGGAGGCGCCGATGAGCCGGACCTTGCCGGCGCGGATCAGCTCGTCATAGGCGCCGAGCACCTCTTCGAACGGGGTGTCCGGGTCGTCCCAATGCGATTGGTAGAGGTCGATATAGTCGGTCTGCAGGCGCGCCAGCGAGGCGTCGACGGCGCGGCGGATATAGTCCGCCTGCAGGCAGACCTTGCCCTGCCCCATGTCGCTGCCGACCTTGGTGGCGATGACGAGCCGGTCGCGATTGCCGCGCGTCTTCATCCATTTGCCGATGATGGTCTCGGATTCGCCGCCCTGATGGCCCTCGGCCCAGCGGGAATAGACATCGGCGGTGTCGATGAAGCACAGGCCGGCATCGAACAGCGCGTCGAGCAGGCGGAAGGAGGTGGGCTCGTCGGCGGTCCAGCCGAAGACATTGCCGCCGATGCACAGCGGCGGCACCAGAATATCCGAGCGTCCGAGGCGGCGCAGTTCCATTCGTGTCTCCTCCGGCGGTTGGGGGTATGGGGCGCCGCGCACGGCTCAGGGCTCGCCGACCCCGGCGCACGCCGCCCCACGATCAGCTTGCGATGCAAGCCGATCGGCGCGTGCTCTAGAACCCGTCCTCGTCAAGCGAACCGACCTCGATCAGTTCCACCTGCTCGCGCTGGCACACATTGCGCAGTTCGGGCGACGATACCGTGTCGGTGACGAAGGTGTCGACCTCCGACATCGAGCCGATGCGCACAGGCGCGGTGCGCTCCAGCTTGGAGCGGTCGGCCACCAGAATGATCTGGCGGGCATTGTCGATGATGGCGCGGGCGACCTGAACCTCGCGATAGTCGAAATCGAGCAGCGTGCCGTCTTCCTCGATCGCCGAGGCGCCGATCACGGCGTAGTCGACGCGGAACTGGCGGACGAAATCCACCGCCGCCGAACCAATCACCGCTCCGTCGGCCTGCCGCACCGGGCCGCCGGCCATGATCAGCTCGATGCGGGGATGGCGGTAGAGCAGCGTCGCCACGTTGAGGTTGTTGGTGATGACCAGCAGGTCCTCATGGTCGGACAGGGCGCGGGCGACCTCTTCCGTCGTGGTGCCGATATTGATGAACAGCGAGGCGCGGTTCGGCACCATGCTGGCGGCGGCCTCGGCGATGGCGCGCTTGGCGCCCTGCGCCATGGCGCGGCGGGCCTC comes from Ancylobacter polymorphus and encodes:
- a CDS encoding aldo/keto reductase encodes the protein MELRRLGRSDILVPPLCIGGNVFGWTADEPTSFRLLDALFDAGLCFIDTADVYSRWAEGHQGGESETIIGKWMKTRGNRDRLVIATKVGSDMGQGKVCLQADYIRRAVDASLARLQTDYIDLYQSHWDDPDTPFEEVLGAYDELIRAGKVRLIGASNLTAPRLFEALAVATREKLPRYETLQPEYNLCERAGYEADVEAVCAANGLGVIPYFSLAAGFLTGKYRSAADAGKSVRGGELVAKYLNPRGEGILAALDEVAAAHGATPTQVALAWVMARPSITAPIASASRVEQLGDLIASVDLALTGADMARLDKASAWKE
- a CDS encoding DeoR/GlpR family DNA-binding transcription regulator, translating into MNAISSRQQDILGLARAQGRVSVEDLAGRFDVSPQTIRKDLNDLCVRRLMSRVHGGAVVASGVENLAYEARRAMAQGAKRAIAEAAASMVPNRASLFINIGTTTEEVARALSDHEDLLVITNNLNVATLLYRHPRIELIMAGGPVRQADGAVIGSAAVDFVRQFRVDYAVIGASAIEEDGTLLDFDYREVQVARAIIDNARQIILVADRSKLERTAPVRIGSMSEVDTFVTDTVSSPELRNVCQREQVELIEVGSLDEDGF